A stretch of Lathyrus oleraceus cultivar Zhongwan6 chromosome 6, CAAS_Psat_ZW6_1.0, whole genome shotgun sequence DNA encodes these proteins:
- the LOC127094880 gene encoding uncharacterized protein LOC127094880: MDLIQATGLLKTVVGFSQCYEGLVKEFIVNIPEDISDKNNKEFCKVYVRGRNNEGAGELEVTDNQVCREITTKQVKVWPFKTHLPARKLTIKYMFDQIIKHVTTNAIRLPIAFPSMICGIILNQHPGILCSNDLPSRRKPALSVHYKLFEGSHVEDIVMTSSMRRPASKVGAIAELKETCKELGEGIRVATTRKQSLEALIESLEKAEGENVEHANVSHEEEAEAHTSSERSANNDDASDNSASGAAEEAANSSSIE; this comes from the exons atggacctgatacAAGCTACTGGGCTTTTGAAGACTGTTGTTGGGTTCTCTCAATGCTACGAAGGTTTAGTCAAGGAATTTATTGTTAATATTCCTGAGGATATTTCTGATAAGAACAACAAGGAGTTCTGCAAGGTGTATGTGAGGG GTAGAAATAATGAGGGTGCAGGAGAATTAGAGGTTACAGACAATCAGGTCTGTAGGGAGATTACAACTAAGCAGGTGAAAGTTTGGCCTTTTAAAACGCATCTTCCTGCTAGGAAGTTGACTATCAA ATATATGTTTGATCAAATCATCAAGCATGTAACTACTAATGCAATTAGGCTGCCAATTGCTTTTCCCTCTATGATCTGTGGAATTATCTTGAATCAACATCCTGGTATTCTGTGCTCAAATGATTTACCTAGTAGGAGAAAACCAGCTCTGTCTGTGCACTACAAACTctttgaaggcagtcatgtcgaggatattgtcatgacatcttccATGAGGAGGCCAGCCTCAAAAGTTGGAGCAATTGCTGAGCTTAAGGAGACATGCAAAGAGCTAGGTGAAGGGATTAGGGTAGCCACAACTAGAAAACAATCTTTGGAAGCCTTAATTGAAAGCTTGGAGAAGGCTGAGGGTGAAAATGTTGAACATGCTAATGTCAGCCATGAAGAAGAAgctgaagcccacacctctagtgagaggtctgctAACAATGATGATGCGAGTGACAATTCTGCTTCTGGTGCTGCTGAAGAGGCTGCAAACTCAAGCTCTATTGAGTAG